Within Flagellimonas maritima, the genomic segment ATGGAATTAAGCAACTTAATCTGATCCTCCCATTGAATAATACGTTGTCGGTATTCGGGTTTGTATTTATTAGCAGAAGAATCTTCACTATATTGATATTCAACTTTTAATAGCACGCTATTTTTTAACATATTAAAAACAATGTTTAATTTTTCGTTTTTATGTTGATTGAGCATAGCATATTCAATAATGTTCTCAAAAAGTGTCTGTATTACAAATGCGGGGATTACCGCATCTATTTTGTTTAAATCATCTTTAATGGTAATTACATATTCAAATCTATTATGATAACGGAGTTTTTGTAATTTTAAGTAATTGTGCAACATTTGTACTTCTTCTTTAAGACTTACAGTATCGCTTTTAAGACTTTTTAAATAATACCGTATAAGCTTGCTAAAAACAGACAAATATTCCAATGCTGATTGCTTCTTTTCAGATGCTACAAAATATTGAATGGCATTAAGAGCATTAAACAGAAAATGCGGATTTAGCTGTGAATTTAAAACCTTGAGCTTCAGCTCTACCATTTCTTCTTTTATTTTTAGAAGATTTTCTTGTTTTTCCAAAAGTGCTTTATTGTCTCTTACACTTTTGATTTTTATGGCACAAATAGAGGCAATTGCCGATAACATCTTTAGGTGCTGATCCGTAAAAAAACTTTTTTCGGGATGTTCACAATCTATAACTCCGTAAACTATATTTTCAAATATAATAGGAACACAAATTTCAGATAGCCTTATATCATCATCTACAATATACCGGTTGTCTTTTGAAGTATCATTTATTATTTCTGCCTTTCCAGAAAGGGCTACATGTCCTGTAATTCCTTGTCCTAGAGCAATTTCAACAGGATTATACAGCTTGTTGTCCTTAGGGTTCTTAGGGCCATAGGCAGACTTTTGTATAAGAAGATTTCTATTTTGATCAATAAGGTAAATAACACAATCTACAAAGCCCAATTTTGAAATACAGTTTTTGGCTAAGTCCCATAGAATGTCTTCTTCGTTCTTTTTTCCCATTAAAGATTTGGAAAAATAAATAAGAATATCTTCAAAATGATTGTCTTTTGAGACCATGGGACATAAAGTATCGTCTCAAATTAATGAATTTTTACTTATTATTACGGTTCGGAAGAAATCAGAGTTATTAGAGGAAGCGTTAGAATATTTTGTTAATAAGAAAACGCCCCGCCTATAACGGGGCGCTCAATCGATTGCCAAAAGGGGCAACCTTCCTAACCAACACCTTTATATAACTAGAATCTAAAACTTATACCACTGTAGACACCTACAGCAAAAGGCCTGAATGTTCCGGCAGTTTCAGAAAATGTGTTTAATTGATATTTAAAAACAGGTTCAATATTAAACTGTACTTTGGGTGAAAATTCATAGTTGAGGCCCACTCCAACATTTGTACTAAAGTTTATGGAATTCGCATTATTTGCCTCTCCTACTTCGGTTACTAAATTATCTGCTTCGACCGAGATCGAGTTATTGCCATCTAAAAGGAATAGGGAACTGACGCCGCCAATTATATTTACGCCCAACTTCTTATCCACTATAGCGTAGCTTAACTCAAAAGGCACTTCTATATAACCTAGTTGCTGTACAAGGCTGCCATCTACGGCAGGATTAACATTATCAGAAAATTCTGCAGCAATCGGATCTCTGCTCGCAAGAGAATTGCTTGCACTACTTTTGTTGTCCAAAACTAAATTCCTTGAAGTAAGATTATAATCAATGTTATCGATTAGTGCATTGGTAGAACCCTCTAAAGAAGAGGAAGCTGAAATGTTGTTGGTTTCATAGCCAAAATCGACTTTATGGATACCTGAGCGCACCTTTAGCTTTTTTCCAATATCGTAAGCTACGGTCAAACCATAGCTTAGATTGACATTGCCGGATTTTGGATTGGAGGAAAAATTGGAATGTATGGGCGAACCTTCCCCAGTTGCACTAAAATATACAGGTGCAACGGAAGGACCTATGGACCACTTTCTCTTTGTATTCTCAACTACGGCTTCTTGTTCTTGTTCCTCGATTACATCAAAAATCGATTTTTTCTCCACTATCTCTTTTTCTTCTTTCCCTTTTTCTTC encodes:
- a CDS encoding outer membrane beta-barrel protein, translating into MGKKNLEQVFKETFIDFQDIPEDKVWQSIEASLDKKEKKRILPIWWKLGGVAAVLAILFYIINPFGGIDDNSQIIITNTETKDTIEKKESTEKGGLENELKLEVNNEQELTEIKKDDNKGDPVENSSSNTQNDAANSLNKNQSIKVNEQITATSTNQKRQGFEKDNALKNKKEGAVAFTNNPDVKKTKVEENPAGFTPDKNKSTSIASVDESEKNESSNDIPQNKKLKSGVSIENTTQEDAVAQVEEKEEKGKEEKGKEEKEIVEKKSIFDVIEEQEQEAVVENTKRKWSIGPSVAPVYFSATGEGSPIHSNFSSNPKSGNVNLSYGLTVAYDIGKKLKVRSGIHKVDFGYETNNISASSSLEGSTNALIDNIDYNLTSRNLVLDNKSSASNSLASRDPIAAEFSDNVNPAVDGSLVQQLGYIEVPFELSYAIVDKKLGVNIIGGVSSLFLLDGNNSISVEADNLVTEVGEANNANSINFSTNVGVGLNYEFSPKVQFNIEPVFKYQLNTFSETAGTFRPFAVGVYSGISFRF
- a CDS encoding histidine kinase translates to MVSKDNHFEDILIYFSKSLMGKKNEEDILWDLAKNCISKLGFVDCVIYLIDQNRNLLIQKSAYGPKNPKDNKLYNPVEIALGQGITGHVALSGKAEIINDTSKDNRYIVDDDIRLSEICVPIIFENIVYGVIDCEHPEKSFFTDQHLKMLSAIASICAIKIKSVRDNKALLEKQENLLKIKEEMVELKLKVLNSQLNPHFLFNALNAIQYFVASEKKQSALEYLSVFSKLIRYYLKSLKSDTVSLKEEVQMLHNYLKLQKLRYHNRFEYVITIKDDLNKIDAVIPAFVIQTLFENIIEYAMLNQHKNEKLNIVFNMLKNSVLLKVEYQYSEDSSANKYKPEYRQRIIQWEDQIKLLNSIKDYTIEKKVSLNMNDNVQFGEIILKLPDLS